Within the Nitrososphaera sp. genome, the region ATTCGCGATTCTTTCGCAGTCACTCTCAAAGGGCAAGGGAGAGAGCATCTACATGAAGGCTTTTCGTTTTGTGTTTCGCATAAAAAGAAAAGGCAGCTAGCATGGGGGCTGCAGCGTGACAAATTGATTCCAGGCACGGCCAGCTTGATATTCATGATTTAGAGAAAGGTTAGTTAGCGTAAACTTGGGAAGTTGATCCGGAAATCTTTGAGCTACCTTGTATATATTAGCGGGAGCATCTGACGTTGAAAATCAAACATGGAGCATCTCGGAAGGAAAATGTGCCAGTGCATCAATTGCGTGTCTCACAGGCTTGAGGAATGCGTCGTTAACGATTGCAACTGCTGCAGTCTGGAAGATCAGTACCTGCTGCTGACCAAACTTCCGGACCGCGAATATCTTGTGGCCTGAAATTCGCCGGTGAGGATCTGGACAGACTTCTTGTTATTTTGTTATGTTTGATTTCGCGGGCGTAACTTAATAGTTGGAACGTACATACAAGTGCCCGTAAAGCCTATTGTCAGCAAACAGAACGAATGGTAAAGGCAGAATACTCGTTGTCGACGATGAGACGGACATTACGTCCGTACTAAAGAGGGGGCTGGAGGCCAATGGTTACAGTGTGACTGCATACAATGACCCAAGAAAAGCCCTCGACGATTACAGGCCCAGCGCTTACGATCTTATGCTCATTGATATTCGCATGCCAAACATGAACGGCTTTGAGCTTTACAGGAAAATCCAGCACATAGACCCCATAGTCAAGATTTGCTTCATAACGGCGTATGAAATCTATTATGACGAGTTCCGCAAGGTCTTTCCAAAAATAAAGGTCAGTTGCTTTGTGAAAAAGCCCGTAACTATTGACGAGCTCGGCAGGATAATCGCCATCGAGCTTGGCCTAGAGCAGCCAGGCGAGCAAACGTCTTCTTTTCAACAGACATAGGCCGGGCTGATTTGCTGCGATTGAGGACACTAGACTCGCTTCTCCACCTGGGGGCAGGTAGTGCATCGACGGGCAGATGCAATAAGGCATTGAGCTGCGATACCGATGTTTGAGGTCATGTAGATAGGGAAATACTGATTTCGGGCGACCATATAGAAGACCGAGAGCGAGACGCCTGGCACTAAAGACTTGAGAATCATTTGTTTATAATGTTCTGGTCGCCGTGCGCTGCAGGCCTGCCTTGCTTTTGATTCAACAGAGTCTGAGGGCTAGAACTTGGCCATTTGAGTTCGCATGCCCTTAGGAGCTCCAGGAGTTTCCTTCCCTTAGGAGTGATTCTAAAGCTTTTGATCTGCGGCCCTAATCGTTCTATCAACCCTGACCGCTCAAGCATCTTCAGATAGCTGTCCGCCTGGCGCAGGCCGGTAAGGGTATAGTACATTATTCTCGATCTCGTCGCGCTTCTTCCGTCTTCAAGCGAGCCGAGTATTTGCTCTAAAATCTCGTTTTTGTCCCTAGCCACGCGAGGTTTTATATTCATATTTTCTCGAACCCTCACTATTGTCAGTTCATGCTAGCAGCTTACGCAGACGAACATTTGTTTGGCTTTCGCTGCCTCGTCTAGGATGATGTAGTAGGCTATGCCGCCGCACCTCCCGCATCTGTCCTTGACGTCAGGATTACAATCCAGGTGGTTTTTGGTTTCAGATTGCAATACACTAACATCTTTTGTGCGGCACTTAACGCAATTAATGCATTTGATAGTTCAATCCGGGTTGTCCGTGTCATTTTTGCTTCAGTATTTCGTTTCCGGTACTGGTTTCGGGTCTCCACATCGGCAGGCTCGAATAGCTTTACTTTCGTAGAATGGGCAGAAGTAGTCAAGGTAGCTGGCAGTAACCTCGGCTCGGCACTTGACAAGATATTTGAAAAGGGATAAAGGCGGATTGCTACCTGATTGCCCGACTCGCGTTATGATACACTTTTTATTGATAAACGGTCGGCGCCGCTAATCATGCCAAGCTATGGCTGTTTAGATAATATTACCTCCAGACAGAAATTTCACAATCATGCGCAAGCTCAAAGGGTCGCCGCAGCCTGATGAACTGCTTGGCATACTGAAGGCGCGTTTTGAAAAGAATACGGGCAGGCATAGCGGTCTTGAGTGGGCAAAGATCCAGGCCAGGCTGCAAGGTAAGCCGGAAAGGTTAAGGCCACTGGCGGAAATGGAGAAGACTGGCGGTCAGCCCGACGTCGTCGGTTTCGATAAAAAGACTGACGAGTACATTTTTTGTGATTGTTCAGCAGAAAGCCCCGAAGGGCGCAGGAGTACTTGCTATGACCATGAAGCGCAAATGTCAAGGAAGGAACACAGGCCCGCAAACAACGCCGCTGACATGGCGCGTGACATGGGCATTGAGCTTCTGACGGAGGAGCAATACCGCGAGCTGCAAAAGCTTGGCTGTTTTGACACAAAGACATCTAGCTGGGCAAAAACACCGCCCGAGATTAGAAAACTCGGTGGTGCCCTCTTTTGCGACCGCCGCTACGATAGCGTCTTTTTGTATCACAACGGCGCGTCCTCGTATTATGCTTCAAGGGGATTCCGCGGTGTGCTAAGAGTCTAGACTTGGTTTTTGCGATCAGGGTGCACATAGCCATCCTCGGCCTGCAATCAGTAATCCAAACCCCAAATTTGGTCGCCTAATGTGTAAATCAAATGCTTTCATGATTGTGGAAATGACAAGGATCAACGGAAGAAGCAGCAGGGCGGGCATAACGGTGCTAGCTTCGGCACTGGCGGTTCTCATAGTGATTGCCCTGACAATTCGCGTGGGCAATGCGCAGTCCCATGTCTCTTCAAAGGATAGGACAGGCCTCAAGCAATGACGCTGGCAGAATGACGGGGCTCGCAAGTTTTAACGGGCGTGATCCGTCTACAATACTAAAGATTAAGGGATGTGCTACTGGCACATGCCGGATTTTGCAGGATCTGCTGAATGCATTGCAGTCCAGTTTATAGCTATGAGAGCTTGAATGCGATCTCGGCTACGCGGCTTCCCAATGCCCGGGCCACTCTAATGTCTGCCTCCTCAATGGGCCTGTTTGCCAGTTTTCCTGCTATCCTGCTAGGGCCATATGGGCTGCCACTTTCGCTGAGCTCCGGCACCGAATACGGCACGCCGACAATTATCATTCCGTGATGAAACATCGGAAACATCATCGAGATGGCAGTAGTCTCCTGGCCTCCATGCACAGAGGCCGCGCTTGTAAATACTGCTCCGACCTTGCCGACGAGCGACCCTTCAAGCCACAAGCTGGTGGTCATGTTCCACATAGCCTTGAGGGGTGCAGCCATGTTCCCAAACCTAGTAGGCGAGCCGAAAATTATCGCGTCGCACGATGGGAGTTCGGCAATAACATCCTCTACCGGCACGGTCGGATAGCGGTTGTCAAGGCTCTCAGCCAGCTCTGTCCAGTCTTTCTTTTCGACAGTGTCCTGAACCGGTCCGATGCTTGCAATTCTTCTCATTGCTACTCCCACGCCTTCGTGAGTCTTTGCGCCGTAGGCGATCTCTTCGGCCATCCTTGCAGTATTGCCGTACCGGCTGTAAAACAGAATCATAATCTTGACGGTTTGCTTTGCCAAGTAATCCCACAGAGTAGTCAAGCTTGTATTATTTAAGCTAGGCAAATTGCAGCCGGTGCTTCAATATTCGCTTTTCAAGAACTTTATTACTCACTTTGCTGAAGTCATGGATTGATGGGCAAAAAGGTGGCAACCCCTGGGACCCCGCAGCCAAAGATTGTCATCAGCAAGAACGGCCCCTATCTGGTGACAGGCGACGTTCCGCTTTCGATTCAGGTAATCACCCCGAACAAGGAAGGATTTTCCTGGGACTGGACGGAGGGCAAAAAGTTCTCGACCGGTGCAGAGTACGCGCTCTGCAGATGCGGAAAGTCTAACAAAAAGCCGTTCTGCGACGGCACGCATGAGAGCATTGGCTTTCAGGGAAAAGAGACTGCCGTTAGGGTCCCATACATTGTTCAGGCCCAGCAGTTTGATGGACCAACGCTTGTGCTTAGGGATGCAGAGGAGCTGTGCGCGTTTGCACGCTTTTGCGACCCTGCCGGCAAGATTTGGAACCTGATACAGCAGAGCGACGATCAAGAGGCACGCGAGTTGGTGGTACGGGAGGCAAACCACTGTCCAGCCGGAAGACTTGTCGTTCGCGACAAAAAGAACAGCAAGGACATTGAAGAGAGGCTCTCTCCGTCAATCGGGGTCGTGGAAGACCCCGCGCTGGGATGCAGCGGTCCTCTTTGGATCCGCGGCGGAATAGAAATTGAATCGCAGGATGGCAAGGCGTATGAGAAGAGGAACAGAGTAACCCTATGTCGCTGTGGTGCATCGGCCAACATGCCATTTTGCAAC harbors:
- a CDS encoding response regulator, giving the protein MSANRTNGKGRILVVDDETDITSVLKRGLEANGYSVTAYNDPRKALDDYRPSAYDLMLIDIRMPNMNGFELYRKIQHIDPIVKICFITAYEIYYDEFRKVFPKIKVSCFVKKPVTIDELGRIIAIELGLEQPGEQTSSFQQT
- a CDS encoding winged helix-turn-helix domain-containing protein, which produces MNIKPRVARDKNEILEQILGSLEDGRSATRSRIMYYTLTGLRQADSYLKMLERSGLIERLGPQIKSFRITPKGRKLLELLRACELKWPSSSPQTLLNQKQGRPAAHGDQNIINK
- a CDS encoding DUF4256 domain-containing protein produces the protein MRKLKGSPQPDELLGILKARFEKNTGRHSGLEWAKIQARLQGKPERLRPLAEMEKTGGQPDVVGFDKKTDEYIFCDCSAESPEGRRSTCYDHEAQMSRKEHRPANNAADMARDMGIELLTEEQYRELQKLGCFDTKTSSWAKTPPEIRKLGGALFCDRRYDSVFLYHNGASSYYASRGFRGVLRV
- the wrbA gene encoding NAD(P)H:quinone oxidoreductase; protein product: MAKQTVKIMILFYSRYGNTARMAEEIAYGAKTHEGVGVAMRRIASIGPVQDTVEKKDWTELAESLDNRYPTVPVEDVIAELPSCDAIIFGSPTRFGNMAAPLKAMWNMTTSLWLEGSLVGKVGAVFTSAASVHGGQETTAISMMFPMFHHGMIIVGVPYSVPELSESGSPYGPSRIAGKLANRPIEEADIRVARALGSRVAEIAFKLS
- a CDS encoding CDGSH iron-sulfur domain-containing protein — its product is MGKKVATPGTPQPKIVISKNGPYLVTGDVPLSIQVITPNKEGFSWDWTEGKKFSTGAEYALCRCGKSNKKPFCDGTHESIGFQGKETAVRVPYIVQAQQFDGPTLVLRDAEELCAFARFCDPAGKIWNLIQQSDDQEARELVVREANHCPAGRLVVRDKKNSKDIEERLSPSIGVVEDPALGCSGPLWIRGGIEIESQDGKAYEKRNRVTLCRCGASANMPFCNGSHASIKFKDGLDPG